In Halorientalis sp. LT38, a genomic segment contains:
- a CDS encoding pyridoxamine 5'-phosphate oxidase family protein gives MALDQQTSLSADETDRVLARHETGVLSLARDDEPYAIPISYGYDSDQRQFYLRLVSTPGSEKRQFLGSTPKVRLVVYENENGVYRSVVAVGTLEEIPRSELTVEHLEQYGDAKRPLFEIWGESKRDLDVRLYQLVPDELSGRRVEIDETLESA, from the coding sequence ATGGCTCTGGATCAGCAGACGTCGTTGTCGGCAGACGAGACCGATCGGGTTCTCGCCCGCCACGAAACCGGGGTGCTGTCTCTCGCTCGTGACGACGAGCCGTACGCGATTCCGATTTCCTACGGCTACGATAGCGACCAACGGCAGTTCTATCTTCGACTCGTCTCGACGCCGGGGAGCGAGAAACGGCAGTTTCTGGGTTCCACACCGAAGGTGCGCCTCGTCGTCTACGAGAACGAAAACGGGGTGTACCGCAGCGTCGTCGCAGTCGGCACGCTCGAAGAGATCCCACGGTCCGAGTTGACGGTCGAACACCTGGAGCAGTACGGCGACGCGAAACGCCCACTGTTCGAGATCTGGGGCGAGTCGAAACGGGATCTCGACGTTCGGCTGTATCAACTCGTTCCGGACGAGCTGAGCGGCCGACGCGTCGAAATCGACGAGACGCTCGAATCGGCCTGA
- a CDS encoding DUF7560 family zinc ribbon protein, giving the protein MVDNGAAEYLFVCEECGESLEVNAAMRDTLIEKGCVICSAPVTTGEFSAE; this is encoded by the coding sequence ATGGTCGACAACGGGGCCGCAGAGTATCTGTTCGTTTGCGAAGAGTGCGGCGAGTCCCTGGAAGTCAACGCCGCGATGCGAGACACCCTCATCGAAAAGGGCTGTGTGATCTGTAGCGCCCCCGTGACTACCGGCGAATTCTCGGCGGAGTGA
- a CDS encoding DUF5805 domain-containing protein, with protein sequence MSADGDVDTSRTSVRTYVPAYQKSEWERAADRMDMSLSEFVRSMVQAGRRGFEGGLDDEAGAEADHSGADLESEVVTALRDAECLSWEELVTSVTDDVESELERTLQESPRIQHSPRRGGYVLEDV encoded by the coding sequence ATGTCCGCCGACGGTGACGTCGACACGTCGCGAACCAGTGTCCGGACCTACGTGCCGGCCTACCAGAAATCCGAGTGGGAGCGAGCGGCCGACCGCATGGACATGAGTCTCAGCGAGTTCGTTCGCTCGATGGTGCAGGCCGGCCGACGCGGTTTCGAAGGCGGTCTCGACGACGAGGCTGGCGCCGAGGCCGACCACAGCGGTGCGGACCTGGAATCCGAGGTCGTCACAGCGCTACGCGACGCCGAGTGTCTCTCGTGGGAAGAACTCGTGACGAGCGTGACCGACGACGTCGAGTCGGAGCTAGAGCGGACGCTCCAGGAGAGTCCGCGAATTCAGCACAGTCCCCGTCGCGGCGGGTACGTTCTGGAGGACGTATGA
- a CDS encoding tyrosine-type recombinase/integrase, translating to MSQAQTAERPDDPVAYFLQDIEFQGKSTRTRDSYARVLRQFERYLTANDVDGLDAASYRDCMSWIHTLRGAHAESTIATYASYLHRFYSYMVQVGVFESNPMTVVIEEMDESIHTDPTRRDLSIEEMRGFVNTIAHPLDEAIVTTLLKTGMRSGELCNLDVRDVNVEGLSLDASGFETVRPQLQGRPDSIYVDDEPARDETINGERRSASNKRKRATVVPVDSELKAALERWLAVRPDPASPAEPLFVSTSRNWGERVTIDTVHHVVASNAERMGWYRTGGGADENVTPHYFRHFFTTHLRDRTGDRGIVKYLRGDVASDIIDTYTHDWGSRVRETYERHIYSLV from the coding sequence ATGAGCCAGGCACAGACGGCAGAACGGCCGGACGATCCGGTTGCGTACTTCCTGCAGGACATCGAGTTCCAGGGCAAGTCGACCCGGACGCGCGACTCCTACGCGCGCGTGCTCCGGCAGTTCGAGCGGTACCTCACTGCGAACGACGTGGATGGCCTCGACGCCGCGTCCTACCGCGATTGCATGTCCTGGATCCACACGCTCCGGGGCGCACACGCCGAGAGTACGATCGCAACGTACGCGTCCTATCTCCACCGGTTTTACTCCTACATGGTCCAGGTCGGCGTCTTCGAGTCCAACCCGATGACCGTGGTGATCGAGGAGATGGACGAGTCGATCCACACCGACCCCACCAGACGCGACCTCTCGATCGAGGAGATGCGGGGCTTCGTGAACACGATCGCCCACCCGCTCGACGAAGCCATCGTGACGACGCTGCTCAAGACCGGCATGCGGTCCGGGGAGCTCTGTAATCTCGACGTCCGCGACGTGAACGTCGAGGGCCTCTCACTGGACGCCAGCGGGTTCGAGACGGTCAGACCCCAGCTCCAGGGCCGGCCGGACTCGATCTACGTCGACGACGAACCGGCGCGAGACGAGACCATCAACGGTGAACGACGATCCGCTTCGAACAAGCGCAAGCGAGCGACCGTCGTCCCGGTCGATTCGGAGCTCAAAGCGGCGCTCGAACGCTGGCTCGCCGTGCGACCGGATCCAGCGTCCCCGGCCGAGCCGCTGTTCGTGAGCACGAGCCGCAACTGGGGTGAGCGAGTCACGATCGACACCGTCCACCACGTCGTCGCCTCCAACGCTGAACGAATGGGCTGGTACCGGACCGGCGGCGGCGCCGACGAGAACGTCACGCCCCACTACTTCCGGCACTTCTTCACCACGCATCTCCGGGATCGGACCGGCGACCGCGGCATCGTCAAGTACCTGCGTGGCGACGTGGCCTCGGACATCATCGACACCTACACGCACGACTGGGGCAGTAGAGTCCGAGAAACCTACGAGCGACACATCTACTCGCTGGTCTGA
- a CDS encoding universal stress protein, with the protein MYDSILVPTDGSDAARAAVDHAIDHAERYDATLHVLYVIEAPPTDEATTGDVLDSLEATGKRAIQEVTDQARAADVGTVEGMVAEGQPHRAILTYVEDNGIDLVVMGTHGRTGLDRYLLGSVTEKVVRTSPVPVLTVRSEESD; encoded by the coding sequence ATGTACGATTCGATCCTCGTGCCGACCGACGGCAGTGACGCGGCACGGGCAGCGGTCGATCACGCCATCGACCACGCCGAGCGGTACGACGCGACCCTGCACGTGCTCTACGTGATCGAGGCGCCGCCGACGGACGAGGCGACCACTGGGGACGTGCTGGATTCCCTGGAAGCCACGGGCAAGCGGGCGATCCAGGAGGTGACCGACCAGGCACGGGCCGCTGACGTGGGCACAGTCGAAGGGATGGTCGCGGAGGGACAGCCCCACCGGGCGATCCTCACGTACGTCGAGGACAACGGGATCGATCTCGTTGTGATGGGCACTCACGGCCGGACCGGACTCGATCGCTACCTGCTGGGGAGCGTGACCGAGAAGGTCGTCCGGACGTCGCCGGTGCCAGTGCTCACGGTTCGGTCGGAGGAGTCGGACTGA
- a CDS encoding ArsA family ATPase, with product MTKFLLYGGKGGVGKTTCAAATALQLAGRGERTLMVSTDPAHSLGDAFGVSLGGEPTSIEENLWGVEADPERGQEAYQGIVSSLAAEFRDAGISLTDEDVERLFQAGFVPGSDEVASLQFFLEYGGDEWDRVVFDTAPTGHTLRLLTLPDVLEESLSTAVKVRGEVRRLVSTARSMVMGPAAFWRTGDENDEITAFRDRMHQVAELLRDPERTDFRVVLLPETLAIDETRRLVDRLSEFEVPVETLLVNRVLESVDGDCARCLERRDSHLRQLDRIREEFPNREIQTLPDLGPEAYGRDALERLGDRIEI from the coding sequence ATGACGAAGTTCCTCCTCTACGGCGGCAAGGGCGGGGTCGGCAAGACGACGTGCGCGGCCGCGACAGCGTTGCAACTCGCCGGGCGCGGGGAGCGGACCCTCATGGTTTCGACGGACCCGGCGCACTCGCTGGGCGACGCGTTCGGTGTTTCGCTCGGTGGCGAACCGACGTCGATCGAGGAGAACCTCTGGGGCGTCGAGGCCGATCCGGAGCGAGGACAGGAGGCCTACCAGGGGATCGTCTCGTCGCTGGCGGCCGAGTTCAGGGACGCCGGCATCTCCCTCACCGACGAGGACGTCGAACGCCTGTTCCAGGCCGGCTTCGTCCCGGGGAGCGACGAGGTGGCGTCCCTGCAGTTCTTCCTCGAGTACGGCGGCGACGAGTGGGACCGCGTGGTCTTCGACACGGCGCCGACCGGTCACACGCTTCGGCTGCTGACGCTGCCGGACGTCCTCGAGGAGTCGCTGTCGACGGCGGTGAAGGTCAGGGGCGAGGTCAGACGACTCGTCTCGACCGCCCGGAGCATGGTGATGGGTCCGGCGGCGTTCTGGCGGACCGGCGACGAGAACGACGAGATCACCGCATTCCGCGATCGGATGCACCAGGTTGCCGAATTACTGCGTGACCCCGAGCGCACGGACTTCCGTGTCGTGCTCCTCCCCGAAACGCTCGCGATCGACGAGACTCGACGGCTCGTCGACCGACTCTCCGAGTTCGAGGTCCCGGTCGAAACGCTGCTCGTCAACAGGGTCCTCGAATCCGTCGACGGTGACTGCGCTCGCTGTCTGGAGCGGCGCGACAGCCATCTGCGCCAGCTCGACCGCATCCGCGAGGAATTCCCGAATCGGGAGATCCAGACGCTTCCGGACCTGGGGCCCGAAGCCTACGGACGGGACGCGCTCGAACGCCTGGGCGATCGGATCGAGATCTGA
- a CDS encoding dolichyl-phosphate hexose transferase, whose product MSQQRHREDEDRFTFDDLSVVMGTYNEEEAIGTVLADVDDVTGGRAEVVCVDGSDDRTPEIARDHGARVIEQEPQGYGVAVREALLAAENPVIVTTDCDDTYPMERLPDFLDRINEGYDVVSGDRLYYGAETMPAFNRFGNHAFAALSSLLMGDRVHDTTTGMRAYRRELIEKIEWTENTGLSAELLIRPLMREYDVCEIPIEYGERAGETKLDPISGGYAIAKSIVTVCLEERFR is encoded by the coding sequence ATGAGTCAGCAGCGACACCGAGAGGACGAGGATCGGTTCACGTTCGACGATCTGAGCGTCGTTATGGGGACCTACAACGAGGAGGAAGCGATCGGCACAGTATTAGCGGACGTCGACGACGTGACCGGGGGACGCGCCGAGGTCGTCTGCGTCGACGGCTCGGACGACCGGACGCCTGAGATCGCCCGCGACCACGGCGCCCGCGTGATCGAACAGGAGCCCCAGGGGTACGGCGTCGCGGTCAGGGAGGCACTGCTCGCGGCCGAGAACCCCGTGATCGTCACCACGGACTGCGACGACACCTACCCGATGGAGCGATTGCCCGACTTCCTCGACCGGATCAACGAGGGCTACGACGTCGTCAGCGGCGATCGACTCTACTACGGAGCGGAGACGATGCCGGCGTTCAACCGCTTCGGAAACCACGCCTTCGCGGCGCTTTCGAGCCTCCTCATGGGCGACCGCGTCCACGACACGACGACGGGGATGCGGGCCTACCGGCGCGAACTGATCGAGAAGATCGAGTGGACCGAGAACACCGGCCTCTCCGCCGAGTTGCTGATCCGACCGCTGATGCGCGAGTACGACGTCTGCGAGATTCCCATCGAGTACGGCGAACGCGCCGGCGAGACGAAACTGGATCCCATCAGCGGCGGGTACGCCATCGCGAAGTCGATCGTCACGGTCTGTCTCGAAGAGCGGTTCCGCTGA
- a CDS encoding glycosyltransferase family 39 protein, with product MDNRRFTVALVCLAVLAGLLTFAIAVTVFPHHSSNHDEGVYLQQAELLLDGQVQMESPVPESVHPWFFVQDGERLYPKYSPVPAGIFALGLLVGIPRLALLVVATLNAGLLGLVTREAFDERTGLVAVSLFVASPLFLLDSAVFLPYAPTTALNLAFAYGYLRACRADDVGSRRRYAVLAGVAVGLAFFARPFTAVLFALPFIAHALLTLGASWRQRSGDDGGGTRRLLGVARSVLERNGIVAGLGLAFVGVALGYNWVVTGDPLVFPYEAFAPRDGPGFGTRSILGYEREYTPQLALEANARVLWQLVTNWSVAPPVGVLAALLGVGAFVRSVLESFPRRVAPDGLSDRGAQALLAGLFVSVPVGNVFFWGNLNVLAALEDPTDGLIMILGPYYHFDLLVPLSAFGAAGVLLLARRLYGFVRARASRRAARGSVALALVVLLAVAGLAQAAALGPALDRSQPYTERYEQAYEPIENESFENALVFVPTPYGDWMNHPFQSLRNDPGFDGPVVYALDRDAEANFRVLDTYPDRQPYRYTYRGEWDSSFDGWNDEIHPTLTPLEDRTGDRHRVTLEAGRIRNPISASVRLAGPTDAVTYEVDALTETVAVDWVVADGRARVVDENLTRLSDRESVRFGAPTTLVLTVTFSQTGGATLTYRQEVAVSQTSDGVRLLWPGKTSVCRLVTECGTEGTYVRGADDYVTGVSLVQNLSTENATRSP from the coding sequence ATGGATAACCGGCGCTTCACGGTCGCGCTCGTCTGCCTGGCGGTCCTCGCCGGCCTGCTCACGTTCGCCATCGCGGTGACCGTCTTTCCGCACCACTCCTCGAACCACGACGAGGGCGTCTACCTCCAGCAGGCCGAACTCCTGCTCGACGGGCAGGTCCAGATGGAGAGCCCGGTCCCCGAGTCCGTCCATCCCTGGTTCTTCGTCCAGGACGGCGAGCGTCTCTATCCCAAGTACTCGCCCGTCCCCGCCGGAATCTTCGCACTCGGGCTGCTCGTCGGGATCCCCCGACTGGCCCTGCTGGTAGTCGCGACGCTAAACGCCGGCCTCCTGGGTCTGGTCACGAGGGAGGCCTTCGACGAACGCACAGGACTCGTCGCCGTCTCCCTGTTCGTCGCGTCGCCGCTCTTCCTGCTCGACTCGGCGGTCTTTCTCCCCTACGCGCCGACGACCGCGCTGAATCTCGCGTTCGCCTACGGGTACCTGCGCGCCTGTCGCGCCGACGACGTCGGGTCCCGTCGTCGCTACGCCGTCCTCGCCGGCGTCGCGGTGGGATTGGCCTTCTTCGCCCGGCCGTTCACCGCCGTGCTGTTCGCACTACCGTTCATCGCCCACGCGCTGCTCACGCTCGGGGCGTCGTGGCGGCAGCGATCCGGCGACGACGGGGGCGGGACCCGTCGCCTGCTCGGCGTCGCGCGGTCGGTGCTCGAACGCAACGGGATCGTCGCGGGCCTCGGCCTCGCGTTCGTCGGCGTCGCGCTCGGCTACAACTGGGTCGTGACCGGCGATCCGCTTGTCTTCCCCTACGAGGCGTTCGCGCCCCGGGACGGCCCCGGCTTCGGCACCCGCAGCATCCTCGGCTACGAACGGGAGTACACCCCCCAACTCGCGCTCGAAGCCAACGCCCGCGTCCTCTGGCAACTGGTGACGAACTGGTCCGTCGCGCCACCGGTGGGCGTCCTCGCCGCCCTGCTCGGCGTCGGGGCGTTCGTTCGATCGGTCCTCGAATCATTCCCGCGCCGCGTCGCACCCGACGGCCTCTCGGACCGCGGAGCCCAGGCGCTGCTGGCCGGCCTCTTCGTCTCCGTACCCGTCGGGAACGTCTTCTTCTGGGGGAACCTGAACGTCCTCGCCGCGCTCGAGGACCCGACCGACGGGCTGATAATGATACTCGGGCCGTACTACCACTTCGACCTCCTGGTCCCGCTCTCGGCCTTCGGCGCGGCGGGAGTACTCCTGCTCGCCCGGCGGCTCTACGGTTTCGTCCGGGCCCGAGCCTCCCGGCGAGCCGCTCGTGGCTCCGTCGCCCTCGCACTGGTCGTCTTGCTCGCCGTGGCCGGACTGGCCCAGGCGGCGGCGCTCGGACCGGCGCTCGACCGCAGCCAGCCCTACACCGAGCGATACGAGCAGGCGTACGAACCGATCGAGAACGAATCGTTCGAGAACGCCCTGGTGTTCGTCCCCACGCCGTACGGCGACTGGATGAACCACCCCTTCCAGTCGCTGCGCAACGACCCCGGCTTCGACGGGCCGGTCGTGTACGCGCTCGACCGCGACGCCGAAGCGAACTTCCGGGTGCTGGATACCTACCCAGACCGCCAGCCCTACCGCTACACCTACCGCGGCGAGTGGGACTCCTCGTTCGACGGCTGGAACGACGAGATCCACCCGACGCTCACCCCGCTCGAGGACCGGACAGGCGACCGCCACCGGGTGACGCTCGAGGCGGGTCGGATCCGGAATCCGATCTCCGCGAGCGTCCGCCTCGCCGGACCGACCGACGCCGTCACCTACGAGGTCGACGCGCTGACGGAGACCGTCGCCGTCGACTGGGTCGTGGCCGACGGGCGCGCACGCGTGGTCGACGAGAATCTGACGCGACTGAGCGATCGGGAGTCGGTCCGCTTCGGGGCGCCGACGACGCTCGTGCTGACGGTCACCTTCTCCCAGACCGGTGGCGCCACGCTCACCTATCGGCAGGAAGTTGCGGTCTCCCAGACCAGCGACGGGGTCCGTCTCCTCTGGCCCGGGAAGACGAGCGTCTGTCGGCTGGTCACCGAGTGCGGGACCGAAGGGACGTACGTTCGCGGGGCGGACGACTACGTCACCGGCGTCTCGCTGGTACAGAATCTGTCGACGGAAAACGCTACCCGGTCGCCCTGA
- a CDS encoding ABC transporter ATP-binding protein, giving the protein MSNSSLTSSTDRTDAETDAAADDDTVLQLDGVEKVFGGTRVIEDLDLRVRDGELLTLLGPSGCGKTTTLRLVAGLERLDGGTVRLRDEAVATAENAVPPEERDVGVVFQEFALFPHKTAAENVAFGLKDLDADARDRRVDELLELVGLTEHRDQYPEELSGGQQQRVALARSLAPEPSVLLLDEPFSNLDVDLRVEMRQEVRRILKETGVTAISVTHDQEEAMSISDRVAVMRSGQIEQVGRPEDVFQRPESRFVASFLGHASFLSGHVDGDTVETGVGAIPRERINGLAEAYDGSDIDVLVRPDDVRVRPVDGHGANGTVVNRRFLGPTILYRIELDSGDVLGCMHNHADEVPLDEPIRVELAADHELAWFPRGARRVADGGQPADDG; this is encoded by the coding sequence ATGTCGAATAGCTCACTTACGTCCTCGACCGATCGCACAGACGCAGAGACCGACGCCGCGGCCGACGACGACACCGTCCTTCAGCTGGACGGGGTCGAGAAGGTCTTCGGTGGGACGCGCGTCATCGAGGACCTGGACCTCCGGGTCCGCGACGGCGAGCTGCTGACCCTGCTGGGGCCCTCGGGCTGCGGAAAGACGACCACGCTGCGCCTCGTCGCCGGCCTCGAACGCCTCGACGGCGGGACCGTCCGGCTGCGCGACGAGGCGGTCGCGACCGCCGAGAACGCGGTGCCGCCCGAGGAGCGCGACGTGGGCGTCGTCTTCCAGGAGTTCGCCCTCTTCCCGCACAAGACCGCGGCCGAGAACGTCGCGTTCGGGCTGAAGGATCTCGACGCCGACGCGCGCGACCGCCGTGTCGACGAATTGCTGGAACTGGTGGGCCTGACCGAACACCGCGACCAGTACCCCGAGGAGCTATCGGGCGGACAGCAACAGCGGGTCGCGCTGGCCCGTTCGCTCGCCCCCGAGCCCTCCGTCCTCCTGCTCGACGAGCCGTTCTCCAACCTCGACGTCGACCTCAGGGTCGAGATGCGACAGGAGGTCCGCCGCATCCTCAAGGAGACCGGCGTGACGGCCATCTCGGTCACCCACGACCAGGAGGAGGCCATGTCCATCAGCGACCGGGTCGCGGTGATGCGTTCCGGGCAGATCGAACAGGTCGGGCGGCCGGAGGACGTCTTCCAGCGGCCCGAATCCAGATTCGTCGCGAGCTTCCTCGGCCACGCGAGTTTCCTCTCGGGCCACGTCGACGGCGACACCGTCGAGACCGGCGTCGGGGCGATCCCTCGCGAGCGGATCAACGGGCTCGCGGAGGCCTACGACGGGTCGGACATCGACGTGCTGGTCCGTCCCGACGACGTGCGGGTCCGCCCGGTGGACGGGCACGGGGCGAACGGGACCGTCGTGAACCGGCGCTTCCTCGGGCCGACGATCCTCTATCGGATCGAACTCGACAGCGGCGACGTGCTCGGCTGCATGCACAACCACGCCGACGAGGTGCCCCTGGACGAACCCATTCGAGTGGAACTGGCCGCCGACCACGAACTCGCCTGGTTCCCCCGTGGCGCGCGGCGCGTGGCAGACGGCGGGCAGCCCGCCGACGATGGATAA
- a CDS encoding ABC transporter permease: protein MVTGTDAATADEGVTSGRSGRSVGLTLLAGAVAVLVLLPLTWLFIASNRIGFASGLEIVTQPRTIQVVVNSIVMMTAVTAISILIGVPLAYLTVRTDLPLRRPLTVLLALPLVVPSYIGAITFVSAFGPRGEFQELLAPLGVEQLPSIYGLTGTVMIITLYTYPYVFLTTRAALKSIDTTLFDAARTLRHDRWEAFKRVTVPQIKPAVAAGALLVALYALSDFGTPQIMRYDVFTRVIYVEFHSFGNGPDMAALLSLKLVVLTVFILAIESRVRGGDNIGTEGGYVGGSDPSLHLGKWRWPAALACLALPALSLAVPVGILRMWLVRGTGTGAYNIDLVSMSLNSVGVSGAAALLATLFALPVAYVAAHRSSRLTSVVEQATYVGYAVPGVVIGLALVFLGAQYGGVLYRQGLLAFPLLIFAYVVRFIPQAVGSTRAGFLQVSRSLPEAARTLGQSPGQAFRSVTLPLVAPSLLAGAALVFLTTMKELPATLLLRPPGFNTLVTAVWRAERSAEFGLAAIPAIVLLVVSGLSMFVLLKVEGYDVE, encoded by the coding sequence ATGGTAACGGGCACGGACGCGGCGACGGCGGACGAGGGCGTCACCAGCGGCCGGTCCGGACGCTCGGTCGGCCTGACGCTGCTCGCCGGCGCCGTGGCCGTGCTCGTACTCCTGCCGCTGACCTGGCTCTTCATCGCCTCGAACCGCATCGGGTTCGCGAGCGGGCTCGAGATCGTCACCCAGCCCCGGACGATCCAGGTCGTCGTCAACAGTATCGTGATGATGACCGCCGTGACGGCCATCTCGATCCTGATCGGCGTCCCGCTCGCCTACCTCACGGTCCGCACGGACCTGCCCCTCCGACGCCCCCTCACGGTCCTGCTCGCCCTGCCGCTCGTCGTCCCCAGTTACATCGGTGCGATCACGTTCGTCTCGGCGTTCGGCCCGCGCGGGGAGTTCCAGGAACTGCTCGCCCCCCTCGGCGTCGAGCAACTCCCCAGCATCTACGGCCTGACGGGCACCGTCATGATCATCACGCTGTACACGTATCCGTACGTCTTCCTGACGACCAGGGCCGCCCTGAAGTCGATCGACACGACGCTGTTCGACGCCGCCCGGACGCTCCGACACGACCGGTGGGAGGCGTTCAAGCGCGTCACCGTCCCGCAGATCAAGCCCGCCGTCGCCGCCGGCGCGCTGCTGGTCGCCCTCTACGCCCTCTCCGATTTCGGGACGCCACAGATCATGCGTTACGACGTGTTCACCCGGGTGATCTACGTCGAGTTCCACTCCTTCGGCAACGGGCCGGACATGGCCGCCCTGCTCTCCTTGAAACTCGTCGTCCTGACCGTGTTCATCCTCGCCATCGAGTCGCGGGTCCGGGGCGGGGACAACATCGGGACGGAGGGCGGCTACGTCGGCGGGAGCGACCCGTCCCTGCACCTCGGGAAGTGGCGCTGGCCCGCCGCACTCGCCTGTCTGGCGTTACCGGCGCTCTCGCTCGCGGTCCCCGTCGGAATCCTCCGGATGTGGCTGGTTCGTGGTACCGGGACCGGTGCGTACAACATCGATCTGGTGAGCATGAGTCTCAACTCCGTGGGCGTGTCGGGTGCGGCCGCGCTGCTCGCCACCCTGTTCGCGCTCCCGGTCGCGTACGTCGCCGCACACCGCTCCTCCCGGCTGACGTCGGTCGTCGAACAGGCCACCTACGTCGGGTACGCGGTCCCGGGCGTCGTCATCGGCCTCGCGCTCGTCTTCCTGGGCGCGCAGTACGGCGGCGTCCTCTACCGGCAGGGGCTGCTCGCCTTCCCACTGTTGATCTTCGCGTACGTCGTTCGGTTCATTCCACAGGCGGTCGGCTCGACGAGGGCGGGCTTCCTGCAGGTAAGCCGGTCGCTGCCGGAGGCGGCACGGACGCTCGGGCAGTCGCCCGGGCAGGCGTTCCGGTCCGTGACGCTGCCGCTGGTCGCGCCGAGCCTGCTAGCTGGCGCGGCCCTGGTCTTCCTGACGACGATGAAGGAACTCCCGGCGACGCTGTTGCTCCGCCCGCCGGGGTTCAACACGCTCGTGACCGCCGTCTGGCGGGCCGAGCGCTCCGCCGAGTTCGGGCTGGCCGCCATCCCCGCGATCGTCCTGCTCGTGGTGTCCGGCCTCTCGATGTTCGTCCTGCTGAAAGTGGAGGGATACGATGTCGAATAG
- a CDS encoding extracellular solute-binding protein, whose protein sequence is MKDTRDTDGRLVSRRRLLQSGAVAGTAAVAGCGLLSDDQATADAEDTGVSPEWIGSGPGEFGDRPEPGGTSMGDMPDLSGEITVYSGRGESLVKDLFDYLQETRYPNLTIDTNFAPAADLAATIREEGGNSPADVFFTVNAGTLGQVKSIDATQALTSETASLVDEAYRDSDDEWIGTSGRARTVPYNTDRLSASDVPESIMSFPDLSQYEGEIGWAPTYGSFKAFITAMRIIEGEDPTRQWLQGMQDLNTQEYSDEAQVARAVADGELAMGLTNHYYIQRELAVNPNEPLGTAFTRNDAGTIFNVAGAARLQSSGNPELADLFVRHLLSAEAQEYFAIRTFEYPLVDGVNPVGRLPSVTELSVPDIDLSQLADQAQSEDLLEEVGVL, encoded by the coding sequence ATGAAGGACACACGCGACACCGACGGACGGCTCGTATCGCGGCGGCGGCTCCTCCAGAGCGGTGCGGTGGCGGGGACCGCCGCCGTCGCGGGGTGTGGACTGTTGAGCGACGATCAGGCGACGGCCGACGCGGAGGACACGGGCGTCTCGCCCGAGTGGATCGGATCGGGGCCCGGTGAGTTCGGCGACCGGCCTGAACCCGGTGGCACCTCGATGGGTGACATGCCCGACCTGAGCGGTGAGATCACGGTCTACTCCGGTCGTGGCGAGAGCCTGGTGAAGGACCTCTTCGATTACCTCCAGGAGACGCGGTACCCGAACCTGACGATCGACACGAACTTCGCTCCTGCGGCGGACCTGGCGGCGACCATCCGGGAGGAAGGCGGAAACAGCCCGGCGGACGTCTTCTTCACCGTCAACGCCGGGACGCTCGGCCAGGTCAAGAGCATCGACGCGACGCAGGCGCTCACCTCCGAGACGGCCTCGCTCGTCGACGAGGCCTACCGCGATAGCGACGACGAGTGGATCGGGACCTCCGGCCGTGCGCGAACGGTCCCGTACAACACGGACCGACTCTCGGCGTCGGACGTCCCCGAGAGCATCATGTCCTTCCCGGACCTCAGCCAGTACGAGGGAGAGATCGGCTGGGCGCCGACCTACGGGTCGTTCAAGGCGTTCATCACTGCGATGCGGATCATCGAGGGCGAGGACCCGACGCGCCAGTGGCTGCAGGGGATGCAGGACCTGAACACACAAGAGTACAGCGACGAGGCCCAGGTCGCCCGCGCCGTCGCCGACGGCGAACTCGCGATGGGGCTGACCAATCACTACTACATCCAGCGCGAACTGGCGGTCAACCCCAACGAGCCCCTCGGAACCGCGTTCACGCGCAACGACGCGGGGACCATCTTCAACGTCGCCGGCGCGGCCCGCCTCCAGTCCTCGGGGAACCCCGAACTGGCGGACCTGTTCGTCCGGCACCTCCTGTCGGCGGAGGCCCAGGAGTACTTCGCCATCAGGACCTTCGAGTACCCGCTAGTCGACGGTGTTAACCCCGTCGGCCGATTGCCCTCGGTAACGGAGCTGTCAGTTCCGGACATCGACCTCTCCCAACTGGCCGACCAGGCCCAGTCTGAGGATCTGCTGGAGGAGGTGGGTGTCCTCTGA